In Glandiceps talaboti chromosome 14, keGlaTala1.1, whole genome shotgun sequence, a single genomic region encodes these proteins:
- the LOC144445743 gene encoding ectonucleotide pyrophosphatase/phosphodiesterase family member 7-like: MPSSYTIATGLHVESHGVVHNRFYDKESGAVSTFLQSTFRCDWFDSGAEPIWVTAQKQGLKAGTHMYYGGSCPIQGVRPLRNEHHEEWKWYNLTFNERVDDVMKWLTVDELDLVMLSYNQIDTWGHDNGLSSAATIDKMREVDKGIQYLLDKLRDHGLDASTNIIITSDHGMEPTGDAVGILGYLEEWWLKLYVPDVAPFAVLSPTDEYAHEVDRRLKDTPGDILTVYKKEDLPERFHYKNNDNVLDIVLLSNPNTVLQLIPGAQPDYATDGFDPDYINMRTIFYATGPSFKKGYVKDSFESIHIYELMCRLLGLDPAPNNGSFEEVKDVLQGHFVSKGNTNTISISMATVMLTFVISTLYR, from the exons ATGCCATCTTCATACACAATAGCGACAG GTTTGCATGTTGAAAGCCACGGCGTAGTACACAATCGTTTTTACGATAAGGAGAGTGGTGCTGTATCTACGTTTCTACAATCAACCTTTAGATGTGATTGGTTTGACTCTGGCGCTGAACCGATATGGGTGACGGCACAGAAACAGGGTCTAAAAGCAGGGACGCACATGTACTATGGTGGGTCGTGTCCTATCCAGGGAGTGCGCCCTTTACGGAATGAACACCATGAAGAATGGAAATGGTACAACTTAACTTTCAATGAACGagttgatgacgtcatgaaatGGCTGACAGTAGATGAGCTTGATTTGGTGATGTTATCTTATAACCAGATCGATACCTGGGGACACGATAATGGTCTGTCGTCTGCTGCGACCATAGATAAAATGCGGGAAGTGGATAAAGGGATTCAGTATTTGCTAGATAAACTCAGAGATCACGGTTTAGACGCAAGTACCAATATCATAATTACCAGTGATCACGGGATGGAACCAACTGGAGACGCTGTTGGTATTTTGGGATATTTGGAAGAATGGTGGCTTAAACTGTATGTCCCGGATGTTGCTCCTTTTGCAGTACTATCACCAACTGATGAATACGCTCACGAG GTGGACAGACGACTAAAAGACACTCCTGGTGATATTCTCACTGTATACAAGAAGGAAGATTTACCTGAACGCTTTCACTACAAGAATAACGACAATGTGTTAGATATAGTACTTTTATCTAATCCAAATACTGTCCTCCAACTG ATACCTGGCGCTCAACCGGATTACGCTACTGATGGTTTTGATCCTGATTACATAAACATGAGAACAATTTTCTACGCCACTGGTCCCAGTTTCAAGAAAGGATATGTCAAGGATTCCTTTGAGTCG atTCATATCTATGAACTGATGTGTAGATTGCTTGGTCTTGATCCAGCTCCAAATAATGGTTCTTTTGAAGAAGTCAAAGATGTACTCCAAGGACATTTTGTTTCCAAAGGGAACACTAATACTATAtctatttccatggcaactgtaATGCTCACTTTTGTcattagtacattgtatagataG
- the LOC144445832 gene encoding transmembrane protein 45A-like, which yields METHLSRGTFRGHILPGTLFIITGIWWAFHVVRSVVIINEKTSHRNKGNGCQTSRIIRMVVFNKPLQTEGMFILFGCVCGIVGGIAATHGQVIIDGEFVHVSDLHHITMYMFFGVTGLIEISSHYCITLAPRREKFFLSVSFAVEGFLFYLHAHYSPPPGVVLIHNLLVFACFSCAFFTFLEMLLPREQFLPLLRVGFTLLQGCWFYQIAFTLFNPFGQPWDMESKSNIFVLAMIFTWYALGIIIFLGGFYCATVKYYHSRSRIAGYAEGNGSDRHGNLTQCIGSDPESVKLLDDIYAVKLEE from the coding sequence ATGGAGACACATTTATCTCGAGGCACCTTCCGTGGTCATATATTACCTGGCACTCTCTTCATCATAACAGGAATATGGTGGGCATTTCATGTGGTCAGATCTGTGGTTATTATCAACGAGAAAACTTCCCATCGTAACAAAGGAAACGGGTGCCAAACATCACGAATTATACGGATGGTGGTGTTCAATAAACCATTGCAGACAGAAggcatgtttattttgtttggttgtGTTTGTGGTATTGTAGGGGGCATTGCAGCTACTCACGGTCAAGTTATTATTGATGGAGAATTCGTACATGTTAGTGACTTGCaccatattacaatgtatatgttcTTTGGAGTAACCGGACTGATTGAAATATCAAGTCATTACTGCATTACTTTGGCACCTAGACGGGAGAAGTTTTTTCTGTCCGTCTCCTTCGCAGTTGAAGGTTTCCTATTTTATCTACATGCACACTACAGTCCACCGCCTGGAGTTGTATTAATACACAATCTACTGGTATTTGCCTGTTTTTCGTGCGCATTTTTCACTTTCCTTGAAATGCTACTACCAAGGGAACAGTTTTTACCTCTATTGAGAGTCGGTTTTACTCTACTACAAGGATGCTGGTTCTATCAGATTGCGTTTACTTTATTCAATCCCTTTGGTCAACCTTGGGATATGGAATCCAAATCTAACATCTTTGTTCTGGCCATGATTTTTACTTGGTATGCACTCGGCATCATCATATTTCTTGGTGGGTTTTACTGTGCAACAGTGAAATACTACCACTCCCGATCGAGAATCGCAGGATACGCAGAAGGCAACGGCAGCGATCGTCATGGCAATCTAACACAATGCATTGGAAGTGACCCAGAGTCAGTGAAACTTCTGGACGACATATATGCCGTCAAATTAGAAGAGTGA
- the LOC144445833 gene encoding melatonin receptor type 1C-like has translation MMNSTNSTTKQLTTTVRLTPIWATLLSASFEIIICIGGLIGNVLFIAGVLTRKKLRTYSNIFLVNLSITDLIAIIFVCIQSTDSYIHRGWRWGRLYCMIHNYLHATLLSISLWLTTCVAINRYIYIVHKSRYQKVTNKITVTLALAFAWLLPIVIVCDDFIRKPSSRYVPSAFRCRSTALPAPILAVLFYVPSVIAILCYLLIFLYVRKIRKRIQAHGATNPTINTANKQEGPSSQELRMVIVTMAVFLVVTLGYLPFVILVNVYQAMGERPPPLYPVLFYPFLHVCGLINPILYGATNRNLRAAYKDLIKWEFFCGKTTVTPVGTVSEGTSNTLQSTTGRT, from the coding sequence ATGATGAACTCAACAAACTCAACAACAAAGCAATTAACGACAACCGTACGACTGACACCAATATGGGCAACTTTGCTATCGGCTTCATTCGAGATAATTATTTGCATAGGTGGATTGATTGGTAATGTTCTCTTCATTGCTGGTGTTCTTACAAGAAAGAAACTGCGAACGTACAGTAACATCTTCCTGGTAAATCTAAGTATCACCGATCTGATCGCAATCATCTTTGTCTGTATACAAAGTACGGACTCTTATATCCATCGTGGTTGGCGTTGGGGTCGTTTGTACTGTATGATACACAACTATCTACATGCCACCTTACTAAGTATCTCTCTCTGGCTAACCACCTGTGTTGCTATCAACCGCTACATTTATATCGTCCACAAGTCGAGATATCAAAAAGTTACCAACAAAATCACAGTGACTCTGGCACTGGCATTTGCATGGTTACTACCTATCGTCATAGTCTGTGATGACTTCATCCGAAAACCGTCCTCTCGGTATGTACCATCTGCTTTTCGTTGTAGATCGACTGCCCTACCTGCACCTATTCTAGCCGTTCTGTTCTACGTTCCGTCTGTCATTGCCATTCTCTGTTACCTTCTCATTTTCTTGTACGTCCGGAAAATACGAAAACGCATACAAGCGCATGGTGCGACTAACCCAACTATTAACACAGCCAACAAGCAAGAAGGGCCAAGTTCACAAGAACTTCGGATGGTAATAGTGACAATGGCGGTGTTTTTAGTGGTCACGCTTGGGTATTTGCCTTTCGTTATTCTTGTCAATGTCTACCAGGCAATGGGGGAAAGACCACCCCCCTTGTATCCGGTTCTTTTTTACCCATTTTTGCATGTGTGCGGACTGATCAATCCGATACTCTACGGAGCAACCAATAGAAATTTGAGAGCGGCGTACAAAGATCTGATCAAGTGGGAGTTCTTCTGTGGTAAGACCACCGTAACACCAGTAGGAACTGTCTCAGAGGGTACGAGCAATACTTTGCAGTCGACAACTGGACGCACTTAA
- the LOC144445835 gene encoding uncharacterized protein LOC144445835, protein MAHQNSNQRSRQKTSSSARACSRLGSPRKINGYPENIVHVAKKKTYVESNSLKREVEFTEARRSGRKSVTVLFLHGYIVDSDGKSKRREIKGQSRLPSHILSPAVMSHNYAFFRYHPMFAGRGTTPDDVKAVKLPWIKDTSVRSSCICKKSVFAPEPLFQSIPHKRHCDMAKFQGLPKSTCEVCQKRKCKKSTEVFDDCFLFRNCNCQGTYNPSKSELKIVSKKIHSAKCTQSDLQYLDGSRYK, encoded by the exons ATGGCTCACCAAAACTCGAATCAACGAAGCAGACAAAAAACGTCATCGAGTGCACGTGCGTGTAGCAGGTTGGGATCACCTAGGAAA ATCAATGGTTATCCCGAGAACATAGTTCATGTTGCAAAGAAAAAAACTTACGTGGAATCTAACAGTTTAAAGAGAGAAGTAGAATTTACTGAAG CCAGGAGATCAGGGAGAAAATCAGTCACAG TTCTATTTCTTCATGGATATATTGTAGATAGTGACGGAAAATCGAAAAGGCGTGAGATAAAAG GTCAGTCGAGGCTTCCGTCTCATATTCTATCACCAGcag tgaTGTCGCACAACTATGCCTTTTTTCGGTATCATCCCATGTTTGCAGGAAGAGGTACAACACCAGACGATGTTAAAGCTGTTAAGTTGCCATGGATAAAAGATACATCGGTTCGGAGTAGCTGCATAT GTAAAAAATCAGTGTTTGCACCTGAACCGCTCTTCCAATCAATTCCACATAAGCGGCACTGTGACATGGCTAAATTTCAAG GCCTACCGAAGTCAACCTGTGAGGTCTGCCAGAAAAGGAAATGTAAAAAGAGTACTGAAG TGTTCGACGACTGTTTCCTATTCAGAAACTGCAACTGTCAAGGAACTTATAATCCTAGCAAGTCGGAGTTGAAGATTGTCAGTAAAAAAATCCATTCGGCTAAATGTACTCAATCTGATCTTCAATATTTAGATGGTTCTAGATATAAATAA